One stretch of Variovorax sp. TBS-050B DNA includes these proteins:
- a CDS encoding CaiB/BaiF CoA-transferase family protein, whose amino-acid sequence MPSSLNSSLPLAGVRVLDLSRILAGPWCGMVLADMGAEVIKVEHPGRGDDTRDWGLRVGQTETAYFNSVNRNKRSVTLDLQTPEGQQIARDLAKQCDVVLQNFKYGGIDKLGLGYAQLSQENPRLIYCSISGYDRTGPEAARPGYDLVVQGEAGLMAINGEADQAPLKFGVAAVDLFTGMYSAQAVLAALYQRERTGKGRHVEMALFDCGLMITAYYGLEALLAGEDPPRYGNSHPSIVPYGVFDAADGPLVITVGNNAQFARFCTEVIERPDLAADERFKTNILRSANRAVLLPELHAELAKRPRALLLEKLTAAGIPCGEVLGLLEALRSKRATEAGLVTRQPHPVAGEVDVLAPPYRFDGERLPVRSAPPTLGEGTRDVLQSLLGLSEDKLAALKSGGVI is encoded by the coding sequence ATGCCTTCCTCACTGAATTCATCGCTGCCGCTCGCCGGCGTGCGCGTGCTCGACCTCTCCCGCATCCTGGCCGGCCCCTGGTGCGGCATGGTGCTGGCCGACATGGGCGCCGAGGTCATCAAGGTCGAGCATCCGGGCCGCGGCGACGACACGCGCGACTGGGGTCTGCGCGTCGGCCAGACCGAGACCGCCTACTTCAACAGCGTGAACCGCAACAAGCGCTCGGTCACGCTCGACCTGCAGACGCCCGAGGGCCAGCAGATCGCGCGCGACCTCGCGAAGCAGTGCGACGTGGTGCTGCAGAACTTCAAGTACGGCGGCATCGACAAGCTGGGCCTCGGCTATGCGCAGCTGAGCCAGGAGAACCCGCGCCTGATCTACTGCTCGATCTCGGGCTACGACCGCACCGGCCCCGAGGCCGCGCGGCCCGGCTACGACCTCGTGGTACAGGGCGAGGCCGGGCTGATGGCGATCAACGGCGAAGCCGACCAGGCGCCGCTGAAGTTCGGCGTGGCGGCGGTGGACCTGTTCACCGGCATGTACTCGGCGCAGGCCGTGCTCGCGGCGCTCTACCAGCGCGAGCGCACGGGCAAGGGCCGCCATGTCGAGATGGCGCTGTTCGACTGCGGCCTGATGATCACGGCCTATTACGGCCTCGAGGCGCTGCTCGCGGGCGAGGACCCGCCGCGCTACGGCAACTCGCATCCCTCGATCGTGCCCTACGGCGTGTTCGACGCGGCCGACGGCCCGCTGGTCATCACGGTGGGCAACAACGCGCAGTTCGCGCGCTTCTGCACCGAGGTGATCGAGCGGCCCGACCTCGCGGCCGACGAGCGCTTCAAGACCAACATCCTGCGTTCGGCCAATCGCGCGGTGCTCTTGCCCGAACTGCATGCCGAACTCGCGAAGCGCCCGCGCGCGCTGCTGCTCGAGAAGCTCACGGCGGCGGGCATTCCCTGCGGCGAGGTGCTGGGCCTGCTCGAGGCGCTGCGCTCGAAGCGCGCGACCGAGGCCGGGCTGGTCACGCGCCAGCCCCATCCGGTGGCCGGCGAGGTCGACGTGCTCGCGCCGCCCTACCGCTTCGACGGCGAGCGCCTGCCGGTGCGCAGCGCGCCGCCCACCTTGGGCGAAGGCACGCGCGACGTGCTCCAGTCCCTGCTCGGCCTGTCGGAAGACAAGCTGGCCGCGCTCAAGTCCGGCGGCGTG